From a single Agrobacterium tumefaciens genomic region:
- a CDS encoding beta-ketoacyl-ACP synthase has translation MKSDNDVVITGVGIVTCHGVGSQAHVALLSGAAAPATIVETEKFKPYPVHPMPEIDWSAQIAKRGDQRQMENWQRLGVFAAGLALDDAGLKENAEACATMDMIVAAGGGERDINVDTLIVDEALKRNDREKLLNEKLTTELRPTLFLAQLSNLMAGNISIVHKVTGSSRTFMGEEAAGISAVETAFHRIRSGESSHALVGGAFSAERPDMILLFEAIGAHAQGGWQPLWSRGDQDGGGMISGSLGAFLVLESRKHASERGARIYARIDAIEGDRGSRDDGRMEKRMERLLAPAKDSAATVVFSGASGYDEVTRREKDILEKALPQAVIRGFGGITGHGLEAQFPLGLALAALTLESGAKVPAFDAAAEKQMGEAASEAVVTTVGHVRGEGVAVLSRDV, from the coding sequence ATGAAATCTGACAATGATGTGGTGATAACGGGGGTCGGCATCGTGACCTGTCACGGCGTCGGCAGCCAGGCGCATGTTGCGCTTCTTTCGGGAGCAGCCGCGCCGGCGACGATTGTCGAGACCGAAAAATTCAAACCCTATCCGGTTCATCCCATGCCGGAAATTGACTGGTCCGCGCAGATTGCCAAGCGCGGCGACCAACGCCAGATGGAAAACTGGCAGCGCCTCGGCGTGTTCGCCGCTGGCCTCGCGCTCGATGATGCCGGGCTGAAGGAAAATGCCGAAGCCTGCGCCACCATGGACATGATCGTTGCGGCCGGCGGCGGTGAGCGCGACATCAATGTCGATACGCTGATTGTCGATGAAGCGCTGAAGCGTAACGACCGCGAAAAGCTGCTCAACGAGAAGCTGACGACCGAACTGCGTCCGACGCTGTTTCTCGCCCAGCTTTCCAATCTGATGGCCGGCAATATCTCCATCGTGCACAAGGTCACCGGGTCTTCCCGCACCTTCATGGGTGAGGAGGCGGCAGGTATCTCCGCCGTCGAAACCGCGTTTCACCGCATTCGTTCCGGCGAATCGAGCCATGCGCTGGTTGGCGGCGCCTTTTCGGCCGAACGTCCCGACATGATCCTGCTGTTCGAGGCGATCGGCGCGCATGCGCAGGGTGGCTGGCAGCCGTTGTGGTCGCGTGGCGACCAGGATGGCGGCGGCATGATTTCCGGTTCGCTCGGCGCATTCCTCGTGCTGGAATCGCGCAAGCACGCCAGCGAGCGCGGCGCACGTATCTATGCCCGCATCGACGCCATCGAGGGCGATCGTGGCAGCCGCGATGACGGCCGCATGGAAAAGCGTATGGAGCGGCTGCTTGCGCCTGCAAAGGACAGCGCCGCGACCGTCGTATTCTCCGGTGCGAGCGGTTATGACGAGGTGACCCGGCGTGAGAAGGATATTCTCGAAAAGGCGCTGCCGCAGGCCGTCATTCGCGGTTTTGGCGGTATCACCGGCCATGGACTTGAAGCGCAGTTTCCGCTCGGACTGGCTCTGGCGGCGCTGACGCTTGAAAGCGGTGCGAAGGTTCCTGCCTTCGATGCGGCTGCGGAAAAGCAGATGGGCGAGGCGGCCAGTGAAGCCGTCGTCACCACTGTCGGCCATGTGCGCGGCGAAGGTGTCGCCGTTCTGTCCCGCGACGTTTGA
- a CDS encoding 3-hydroxyacyl-ACP dehydratase FabZ family protein: protein MLLEYFQMIDKVEAVDMTTRSLKAQSVVPDKSPVFEGHFPGMPLVPGVLLIETMAQASGMLVLAFSDFASMPFLMSVDGAKMRTFVEPGAVLDIEAVLEHDGSGFAVTKAKITSDGKKVCDAQLKLRTMPFSEIPLGPIVKKRAEEVGLMAAIAADAQK from the coding sequence ATGTTGCTTGAATATTTTCAGATGATCGACAAGGTCGAGGCCGTGGATATGACGACGCGCTCATTGAAGGCGCAGTCCGTCGTTCCCGACAAAAGCCCGGTTTTCGAAGGCCACTTTCCCGGCATGCCGCTGGTTCCGGGTGTGCTTCTGATCGAGACCATGGCGCAGGCCTCCGGCATGCTGGTTCTGGCATTCAGCGATTTTGCATCCATGCCGTTCCTGATGTCGGTCGATGGCGCCAAGATGCGCACCTTCGTTGAGCCGGGCGCTGTTCTCGACATCGAGGCCGTGCTGGAACATGACGGTTCGGGCTTTGCGGTTACCAAGGCGAAGATTACCAGCGATGGCAAGAAGGTCTGCGACGCGCAGCTGAAACTGCGCACCATGCCCTTCAGCGAAATCCCTCTCGGTCCCATCGTAAAGAAGCGGGCCGAAGAAGTCGGCCTGATGGCGGCCATTGCCGCGGATGCGCAGAAATAA
- a CDS encoding acyl carrier protein has translation MGVTATFDKVADIIAETSEIDRETITPESHTIDDLGIDSLDFLDIVFAIDKEFGIKIPLEQWTQEVNEGKVSTEEYFVLKNLCAKIDELRAAKG, from the coding sequence ATGGGCGTGACAGCTACATTCGACAAGGTTGCCGACATTATCGCCGAAACCAGCGAAATCGACCGCGAAACCATTACGCCGGAAAGCCACACGATCGACGATCTGGGCATCGACAGCCTCGACTTTCTGGATATCGTTTTCGCCATCGACAAGGAATTCGGCATCAAGATTCCGCTCGAGCAGTGGACGCAGGAAGTCAACGAAGGCAAGGTTTCCACCGAAGAATACTTCGTGCTGAAGAACCTCTGCGCCAAGATCGACGAATTGCGCGCAGCCAAGGGCTGA
- the hemN gene encoding oxygen-independent coproporphyrinogen III oxidase: MNTELLRKYSGAVPRYTSYPTAPHFHERIDNATYRQWLGELNHRNRISLYLHIPYCDRLCWFCACHTKHTLKYEPIAVYLEALKQEIAAVGALVSPDAVVSAVHFGGGSPTMLKPEDMVSLMDCLRRHFTFGLAPEISVEMDPNDLDNSRYDALAAVGMSRASLGVQDFDDKVQKTINRIQSFEQTKSVVDAVRARGVHSVNCDILYGLPFQTCETLKKTVDQIVSLDPDRVALFGYAHVPWMKKHQSLIPEHALPDIAERYRQMTMAGEMLQQAGYKAIGIDHFAKPADTLCQAAEAGALRRNFQGYTTDTADALIGLGASSIGRLPQGYVQNMVATGEYQRMTGEGGLAIVKGIELSEEDHLRSHVIERLMCDFALDFADLDQRFGKASHAVRTQAQHFAAGNSDGVVRMDADIFALTEVGRPFVRNIAAIFDTYLGNGRGRHSVAV; the protein is encoded by the coding sequence ATGAATACCGAACTTCTTCGCAAATATTCTGGCGCCGTACCCCGTTACACGAGCTATCCGACCGCGCCGCATTTCCACGAGAGAATCGATAATGCGACCTACCGGCAATGGCTGGGCGAGCTCAACCACCGGAACCGGATATCGCTTTACCTGCATATTCCCTATTGCGACCGGTTGTGCTGGTTCTGTGCCTGTCACACCAAGCACACGCTGAAATACGAGCCGATTGCCGTTTATCTGGAAGCACTTAAGCAGGAAATTGCCGCGGTCGGCGCGCTCGTTTCACCTGACGCAGTGGTGAGTGCCGTGCATTTCGGCGGTGGTTCTCCCACCATGCTGAAGCCTGAGGACATGGTGAGCCTGATGGACTGTCTGCGGCGCCATTTCACTTTTGGGCTGGCGCCTGAAATCAGCGTGGAAATGGACCCGAACGATCTGGATAACAGCCGTTACGACGCGCTTGCCGCCGTCGGTATGTCGCGGGCAAGCCTCGGCGTACAGGATTTCGATGACAAAGTGCAAAAAACCATCAACCGTATTCAATCTTTCGAACAGACAAAATCCGTTGTCGATGCGGTGCGGGCGAGGGGTGTTCACTCCGTCAATTGCGACATTCTCTACGGTCTGCCGTTCCAGACCTGCGAGACGCTGAAGAAGACAGTGGATCAGATCGTCTCGCTCGATCCGGACCGGGTAGCGCTTTTCGGTTATGCCCATGTTCCGTGGATGAAAAAACACCAGTCGCTGATCCCAGAACACGCGCTTCCGGATATTGCCGAGCGGTATCGCCAGATGACGATGGCGGGTGAGATGTTGCAACAGGCGGGTTACAAAGCGATCGGCATCGACCATTTCGCCAAGCCAGCCGATACCTTGTGCCAGGCGGCCGAAGCGGGTGCGTTGCGGCGGAATTTCCAGGGCTATACCACTGATACGGCCGATGCGCTGATCGGGCTTGGCGCTTCTTCGATCGGCCGGCTGCCGCAGGGTTATGTGCAGAACATGGTGGCGACCGGGGAATATCAGCGGATGACGGGCGAGGGCGGCCTTGCCATCGTCAAGGGAATAGAACTGTCGGAAGAGGACCATCTGCGCTCGCATGTCATCGAGCGGCTGATGTGCGATTTCGCGCTCGATTTCGCCGATCTCGATCAGCGTTTCGGCAAGGCCAGCCATGCCGTGCGGACGCAGGCACAGCATTTTGCCGCCGGCAACAGCGATGGCGTGGTGCGTATGGATGCCGATATTTTTGCGCTTACCGAGGTGGGCAGGCCCTTCGTGCGTAATATCGCGGCAATCTTCGACACTTATCTCGGCAATGGACGCGGCCGCCATTCGGTTGCTGTTTAG
- the fnrN gene encoding transcriptional regulator FnrN encodes MDTLQKTIHNSEEPVVCRSCEARHGGLCSTLTPQQLCDLNRYSSRKKLEAGNELLGQGELVTSYGNILNGVVKLSKMMSDGRQQIVGLQFAPDFLGRPFMAESKMTAEAATDVEICLFPRRIVDRMVSEVPDMERKLHNQSLKELDEARDWMLTLGRKSAQEKVASFLYMIATHIDPENDDKSAFDLPLSRADIADFLGLTIETVSRQMTKLRKEGIIRIENNRHITVPDLDILNEAAGND; translated from the coding sequence ATGGACACGCTGCAGAAGACCATCCACAATTCGGAAGAGCCCGTTGTCTGTCGCTCCTGCGAGGCGCGCCACGGCGGTCTTTGCAGCACGCTGACCCCGCAGCAGCTCTGCGATCTCAACCGTTATTCCAGCCGCAAAAAGCTGGAGGCCGGCAATGAGCTGCTCGGCCAGGGGGAACTTGTCACCTCCTATGGCAACATCCTCAATGGCGTGGTGAAGCTTTCGAAAATGATGTCGGATGGCCGCCAGCAGATCGTCGGCCTGCAATTCGCACCGGATTTTCTCGGCCGCCCGTTCATGGCGGAAAGCAAGATGACGGCGGAAGCGGCAACGGATGTCGAAATCTGCCTTTTCCCACGCCGCATCGTCGACCGCATGGTCTCGGAAGTGCCTGATATGGAGCGCAAGCTGCATAACCAGTCGCTGAAGGAACTGGATGAGGCGCGCGACTGGATGCTGACGCTTGGCCGTAAATCAGCGCAGGAGAAGGTTGCCAGCTTCCTTTATATGATCGCCACCCACATCGATCCGGAAAACGACGACAAATCGGCTTTCGACCTGCCGCTCTCACGCGCCGACATCGCCGATTTTCTCGGCCTCACCATCGAAACGGTGAGCCGGCAAATGACCAAGCTGCGCAAGGAAGGCATTATCCGCATCGAGAACAACCGCCATATCACGGTACCCGATCTCGACATTCTGAACGAAGCTGCCGGCAACGACTGA
- a CDS encoding PHA/PHB synthase family protein, whose amino-acid sequence MAGVDGGQKQKGGKTPGFDAGSAEAYLIRDPEAFAINIARALENLGKAASEWLAPRERGEIPENSADPMTDLVKTLSDVAEYWMAEPQRSLEAQTHLLSSYYDLWTKSVAQFSEAADSVSEKPTETGPAQRRNRRFADADWQANPFFDFLLKAYQTTVGFADRMVTEAEGLDEHTRTKALFYMRQVTEALSPANFVFTNPQVFRETVASSGANLVKGMAQLAEDVAAGNGHLKLRQTDYSKFVIGQNIAVTSGKVVAKSPLCEIIHYAPTTQKAFKRPLLIVPPWINKFYILDLNPQKSFVKWCLDQGHSVFMVSWINPDARLADKSWDDYIREGIDFALDTIEERTGERQINAIGYCVGGTLLSSALALHAQQGDERIRSATLLAAQTDFIHAGDLKVFIDEGQLAALDRHMQAVGYLDGSIMATVFNMLRASDLIWPYMVDNYLRGTEPLPFDLLYWNSDSTRVTAASHSFYLRNCYLENNLARGLMRVADKRINLGDIKIPIYDLATRDDHIAPAKSVFTGAALFGGPVEFVLGASGHIAGVVNPPQLEKYQYWTGSSPAGDFDAWQAAATAHKGSWWVHWQNWIESQNAEKVKARKPEDGKRPVLGDAPGTYVLS is encoded by the coding sequence ATGGCGGGTGTTGACGGCGGGCAGAAGCAAAAGGGCGGCAAAACGCCCGGTTTCGACGCCGGATCCGCCGAAGCCTACCTGATCCGCGACCCTGAAGCCTTCGCGATCAACATCGCTCGCGCGCTTGAAAATCTCGGCAAGGCCGCCTCCGAATGGCTGGCGCCGCGTGAACGCGGCGAAATCCCTGAAAACAGCGCCGATCCCATGACCGACCTCGTCAAGACGCTGTCCGATGTCGCGGAATATTGGATGGCCGAGCCACAGCGTTCACTGGAAGCGCAGACCCATCTTCTCTCCAGCTATTACGACCTGTGGACAAAATCGGTGGCGCAATTTTCCGAAGCTGCCGATTCGGTCTCGGAAAAACCCACAGAGACCGGCCCCGCGCAGCGCCGCAACCGGCGTTTTGCGGATGCCGACTGGCAGGCCAATCCGTTTTTCGATTTTCTCCTGAAAGCCTATCAAACCACCGTGGGCTTCGCCGACCGGATGGTGACGGAAGCCGAGGGGCTGGACGAACATACACGCACCAAGGCGCTGTTCTACATGCGGCAGGTAACCGAGGCGCTTTCGCCGGCCAATTTCGTCTTCACCAATCCGCAGGTCTTCCGTGAAACGGTTGCCTCCAGCGGCGCCAATCTCGTCAAGGGCATGGCGCAGCTGGCGGAGGATGTAGCAGCAGGCAATGGCCACCTGAAACTGCGCCAGACCGATTACAGCAAATTCGTCATCGGCCAGAATATCGCGGTAACGTCGGGCAAGGTGGTGGCCAAAAGCCCGCTCTGCGAGATCATCCATTATGCGCCGACAACACAGAAGGCCTTCAAACGGCCGCTGCTGATCGTGCCGCCATGGATCAACAAATTCTACATTCTCGATCTCAACCCGCAGAAATCCTTCGTTAAATGGTGCCTCGATCAAGGCCACAGCGTGTTCATGGTCTCCTGGATCAACCCGGATGCCCGCCTCGCCGACAAGAGCTGGGACGATTACATCCGCGAAGGTATTGATTTCGCCCTCGACACCATCGAGGAAAGAACCGGCGAGAGGCAAATCAACGCCATCGGCTATTGCGTCGGCGGCACGCTTTTATCCTCGGCACTGGCACTGCATGCGCAGCAAGGTGATGAGCGTATCCGCAGCGCCACGCTGCTCGCCGCCCAGACCGATTTCATCCATGCCGGCGATCTCAAGGTCTTCATCGATGAAGGCCAGCTGGCGGCGCTCGACAGGCATATGCAGGCGGTCGGTTATCTCGACGGCTCGATCATGGCCACCGTCTTCAACATGCTGCGCGCTTCCGATCTCATCTGGCCCTATATGGTCGATAATTACCTGCGCGGCACCGAGCCCCTGCCCTTCGATCTGCTCTACTGGAATTCCGATTCGACCCGGGTGACGGCTGCCAGCCACTCCTTCTATCTGCGTAATTGTTACTTGGAGAACAATCTCGCCCGCGGGCTGATGCGTGTTGCCGACAAGCGGATCAATCTCGGCGACATCAAGATACCCATCTATGACCTCGCCACCCGCGACGACCATATCGCGCCGGCGAAATCGGTTTTCACGGGTGCTGCGCTGTTCGGCGGGCCGGTGGAATTTGTGCTTGGCGCTTCCGGCCACATAGCCGGCGTCGTCAACCCGCCGCAGCTTGAAAAATACCAATATTGGACGGGGTCGTCACCGGCTGGAGACTTTGATGCCTGGCAGGCTGCCGCCACCGCCCACAAGGGCTCATGGTGGGTGCACTGGCAGAACTGGATCGAAAGCCAGAACGCTGAAAAGGTAAAGGCGCGCAAGCCGGAAGACGGCAAGCGGCCCGTGCTCGGCGACGCGCCGGGAACCTACGTCCTTTCCTGA
- the sfsA gene encoding DNA/RNA nuclease SfsA, with translation MLFTPPLVPATLISRYKRFLFDAVLEDGTAITGSCPNTGSMRGLTTPGSRIWLSEHDSPTRKYRHMFEMVEADGTVVGINTGMPNRLAEEAIVNGRIPELGGYSTIRREQKYGRNSRIDFLLTEPGRPDAYVEVKNVHFMRKKGLAEFPDTATKRGAKHLEELGDAAEAGYRSVMLYLIQRDDCDRMRICDDLDPVYALAFQRAMARGVEAYAVKCAVSPAQISVSGTVKMDEWRPAVL, from the coding sequence ATGCTCTTCACACCCCCGCTCGTTCCCGCCACGCTGATCTCCCGCTACAAGCGCTTCCTCTTCGATGCCGTTCTGGAGGACGGCACGGCGATTACCGGTTCCTGCCCCAATACCGGTTCCATGCGCGGGCTGACGACACCGGGCTCCCGTATCTGGCTTTCCGAACATGACAGCCCGACCCGCAAGTACCGGCACATGTTTGAAATGGTCGAGGCAGATGGCACCGTGGTCGGCATCAATACCGGCATGCCGAACCGGCTGGCGGAAGAGGCAATCGTGAACGGCCGTATCCCTGAGCTTGGCGGCTATTCGACGATCCGGCGCGAACAGAAATACGGCCGCAATTCCCGCATCGATTTCCTGCTCACCGAACCCGGCCGGCCGGACGCCTATGTTGAAGTGAAGAACGTGCATTTCATGCGAAAAAAGGGTCTGGCCGAATTCCCTGATACCGCTACCAAGCGCGGCGCCAAGCATCTGGAGGAGCTGGGTGACGCAGCGGAAGCCGGTTACCGTTCGGTGATGCTCTATCTCATCCAGCGCGACGATTGTGACCGGATGCGCATCTGCGACGATCTTGATCCGGTCTATGCGCTGGCGTTTCAGCGGGCGATGGCACGTGGTGTCGAGGCCTATGCGGTAAAATGCGCGGTCTCCCCGGCACAAATTTCGGTCAGCGGAACGGTTAAGATGGACGAATGGCGTCCGGCTGTTTTATGA
- the map gene encoding type I methionyl aminopeptidase, translating to MVTYIDAASAPLKNTGVIRLYTPEDFDGMRKACQLTARCLDELAAIVKPGVTTDAIDRFVFEFGADHGALPATLNYRGYTKSVCTSINHVVCHGIPDEKPLRDGDIVNIDVTYVLDGWHGDSSRMYPVGQIKRAAERLMEVTYECLMRGIAAVKPGARTGAIGAAIQAYAEAERCSVVRDFCGHGVGRLFHDTPNILHYGQPEEGPEIREGMIFTIEPMINLGKPHVKVLSDGWTAVTRDRSLSAQYEHAVGVTATGCEIFTLSPGGFDRPGLPPLA from the coding sequence ATGGTCACCTATATCGACGCAGCCTCCGCTCCCCTCAAGAATACCGGCGTCATCCGCCTCTATACCCCTGAGGACTTCGACGGTATGCGCAAGGCGTGCCAGCTGACGGCGCGCTGCCTCGACGAACTGGCGGCGATCGTCAAGCCCGGCGTGACGACTGACGCCATCGACCGTTTCGTCTTCGAGTTCGGCGCCGACCACGGCGCGCTGCCGGCAACGCTGAATTATCGCGGTTATACCAAATCCGTCTGCACCTCGATCAACCATGTGGTCTGCCACGGCATTCCGGATGAAAAGCCGCTGCGCGACGGCGATATCGTCAATATTGACGTGACCTATGTGCTTGACGGTTGGCATGGCGATTCGAGCCGCATGTATCCGGTAGGCCAGATCAAGCGCGCCGCCGAGCGACTGATGGAAGTGACCTATGAATGCCTGATGCGCGGCATCGCGGCGGTCAAGCCCGGTGCGCGCACCGGTGCAATCGGCGCGGCGATCCAGGCCTATGCGGAAGCAGAGCGCTGCTCGGTGGTGCGTGATTTCTGCGGCCATGGCGTCGGACGCCTGTTCCACGACACGCCGAACATTCTGCATTACGGCCAGCCGGAGGAAGGGCCGGAAATCCGCGAGGGCATGATCTTCACCATCGAGCCGATGATCAATCTCGGCAAGCCGCATGTGAAGGTGCTCTCGGATGGCTGGACGGCGGTGACGCGTGACCGTTCTCTCTCCGCGCAATATGAACATGCCGTCGGCGTCACGGCCACAGGCTGCGAAATCTTTACGCTGTCACCGGGCGGCTTTGATCGCCCGGGCCTTCCGCCACTCGCATAA
- the radC gene encoding RadC family protein — MAKRPAPPPADLSPTSGFEAGEGDLFDAADERGFFAEPRSAPKKPTVTIAEQEAETAHYHGHRDRLRTRYRDGGDAALADYELLELLLFRLIPRRDTKPIAKALISRFGTLGGVLGAPLPLLQEVKGVGEAVALDLKLVASVSQRMLKSEIRNKQVLGSWSSVIDYCHAAMAHETREQFRILFLDKRNVLIADEVQGQGTVDHTPVYPREVVRRALELSSTALILIHNHPSGDPTPSRADIEMTKTIIDTAKPLGIAVHDHIIIGKDGHASFKGLRLI, encoded by the coding sequence ATGGCAAAACGCCCTGCCCCGCCTCCCGCCGATCTTTCCCCGACGTCAGGCTTTGAGGCGGGCGAAGGCGACCTGTTCGACGCGGCGGATGAGCGCGGCTTTTTTGCCGAACCGCGAAGTGCTCCGAAAAAACCCACCGTCACCATTGCCGAACAGGAAGCGGAGACCGCGCACTATCACGGTCACCGGGACCGGCTGCGGACGCGTTATCGTGATGGCGGCGACGCCGCACTTGCCGACTACGAATTGCTGGAACTCCTGCTGTTCCGGCTGATCCCGAGGCGCGATACCAAACCCATCGCCAAGGCGCTGATTTCCCGCTTCGGAACCCTTGGCGGCGTGCTTGGCGCACCTTTGCCGCTGCTGCAGGAGGTGAAAGGCGTCGGCGAAGCCGTGGCTCTCGATCTGAAGCTCGTCGCTTCGGTTTCCCAGCGCATGCTGAAAAGCGAAATCCGTAACAAGCAGGTTCTCGGTTCCTGGTCATCGGTCATTGATTATTGTCATGCCGCCATGGCCCATGAAACGCGCGAACAGTTCCGCATCCTGTTCCTCGACAAGCGCAATGTCCTGATCGCCGACGAGGTGCAGGGTCAGGGAACCGTGGACCACACGCCGGTCTACCCGCGCGAAGTGGTGCGCCGCGCCCTTGAACTGTCATCTACAGCCTTGATTTTAATACATAATCACCCGAGTGGAGACCCCACCCCCTCGCGGGCGGATATCGAGATGACCAAAACCATTATCGATACTGCAAAGCCGCTCGGCATTGCTGTCCACGACCACATCATCATCGGCAAGGATGGCCACGCCAGCTTCAAAGGGCTTCGGCTTATTTGA
- a CDS encoding TadE/TadG family type IV pilus assembly protein has translation MRNAVRFLRDRSGSNAVEFAIVAPIFFLVLLTMIAYGIYLMAAYSVQQIAADAARTAVAGLNTTERQQLARDFVTKSDLSYAFMDKNRFTVDVATDPANANQFTVKVEYDASDLPIWSLYSYTMPEPVIRRFSTIRIGGA, from the coding sequence ATGCGTAATGCAGTGCGTTTCCTTCGCGATCGGTCCGGCTCGAACGCTGTCGAGTTCGCGATCGTCGCGCCGATCTTCTTTCTCGTCCTTCTGACCATGATCGCCTACGGCATCTACCTGATGGCGGCCTATTCGGTGCAGCAGATCGCCGCCGATGCGGCGAGAACGGCGGTTGCCGGCCTGAATACGACCGAGCGCCAGCAGCTTGCCCGGGATTTCGTCACCAAAAGCGATCTCAGTTACGCCTTCATGGACAAGAACCGTTTCACCGTCGATGTCGCCACCGATCCCGCCAATGCCAACCAGTTCACGGTCAAGGTCGAATACGACGCCAGCGATCTGCCGATCTGGAGCCTCTACAGCTACACCATGCCAGAGCCGGTCATCCGGCGTTTTTCCACCATCCGGATCGGAGGAGCATGA
- a CDS encoding TadG family pilus assembly protein: MRTIPSLLPAFLKDRAGNIAISAGLTAPLFIGVLALGVDYGYLTLQKRQLQQTADLAAISAAANAADPEKAVQQYFALNGMDLGVKTPQGLLTPNGLQPFDPANEFASSKGYAEVIKGHYEPDATIPVGARFVDNALPTNAVKVNIVEKGQIFFAAAFTTPPKISAVGTASSQKIAAFSVGSRLASLDEGILNSLLGGLLGTTVSLKLMDYQGLVAADVNALHVVEALAIDLKLTAGTYKDVLKTEITYGQFLNALTKTTGLQPAVANILKTLEKTANKSNIKLKLEEILNLGPFSDKLIGSGENLKVTAGVFDLLNAAAVAGNGGNQLALNLNANVLGLASVKATLAIGEPPVETPSLAVGGQGTIVRTAQTRLAVNVVVDGLQAIAGLKVNIPLYVEVAHAEARLADIRCTGGGQGTVDVEVVPGVAEIALGNVDTSAFANFGKDPRVTKAAIVDSALLAINGSALINATNMTKTKLTFTQSDITQAKIKSVSTKDTVTTLVSSLLKNLNLDIRLLFLNLDLGGLAGIQSALANTLAVVTAPVDQLLYNVLLVLGVKIGEADVRVTDVRCQQPALVQ, encoded by the coding sequence ATGCGGACTATCCCTTCCCTGCTCCCCGCTTTCCTGAAGGATCGGGCCGGCAACATCGCCATCTCGGCCGGGCTGACCGCGCCGCTTTTCATCGGCGTCCTGGCGCTTGGCGTCGATTACGGTTATCTGACCCTGCAGAAACGCCAGTTGCAGCAGACCGCCGATCTCGCAGCCATATCGGCGGCGGCAAATGCCGCCGACCCGGAAAAGGCGGTCCAGCAATATTTCGCCCTCAACGGCATGGATCTCGGCGTCAAGACGCCGCAGGGCCTGCTCACTCCAAACGGTCTTCAACCCTTCGATCCCGCAAACGAATTTGCAAGCAGCAAGGGTTACGCCGAGGTCATCAAGGGCCATTATGAGCCGGATGCAACCATTCCTGTCGGCGCACGGTTCGTCGACAACGCCCTGCCCACCAATGCGGTGAAAGTGAACATCGTCGAAAAGGGCCAGATATTCTTCGCTGCCGCCTTCACCACCCCGCCCAAGATCTCTGCGGTCGGAACGGCCTCGTCCCAGAAGATCGCGGCATTTTCGGTTGGCTCACGACTGGCAAGTCTCGATGAAGGCATTTTGAACAGCCTGCTCGGCGGCCTGCTCGGCACCACGGTTTCGCTCAAACTCATGGATTACCAAGGGCTGGTTGCCGCCGATGTCAACGCGCTGCATGTCGTCGAGGCGCTTGCCATCGATCTCAAGCTCACCGCCGGCACCTACAAGGATGTGTTGAAGACGGAAATCACCTACGGTCAGTTCCTCAATGCGCTGACCAAAACCACCGGCCTGCAGCCGGCTGTCGCCAACATTCTGAAGACACTGGAAAAAACCGCCAACAAGAGCAACATCAAGCTCAAGCTTGAGGAAATCCTCAATCTCGGACCATTCTCGGACAAGCTGATCGGTAGCGGTGAAAACCTCAAGGTCACCGCCGGCGTCTTCGATCTCCTCAATGCCGCAGCCGTTGCCGGAAATGGCGGCAATCAGCTGGCGCTCAATCTCAACGCCAATGTTCTCGGTCTCGCCTCCGTCAAGGCAACGCTTGCCATCGGTGAACCGCCGGTCGAAACCCCGTCGCTCGCCGTTGGTGGTCAGGGCACCATCGTCCGCACCGCACAGACCCGGCTGGCGGTCAATGTCGTGGTGGACGGGCTTCAGGCCATTGCCGGCCTCAAGGTCAATATCCCGCTTTATGTGGAAGTCGCCCATGCCGAAGCGCGGCTTGCCGATATTCGCTGCACGGGCGGCGGACAGGGAACGGTCGATGTAGAGGTTGTTCCCGGCGTTGCGGAAATCGCGCTCGGCAATGTCGATACCTCAGCTTTTGCCAATTTCGGCAAGGACCCGCGCGTCACCAAGGCAGCGATCGTCGATTCAGCCCTGCTCGCCATCAATGGCAGCGCCCTCATCAATGCCACCAACATGACGAAGACCAAGCTGACCTTCACGCAGTCGGATATCACCCAGGCCAAGATCAAGAGCGTTTCCACCAAGGACACCGTCACCACCCTTGTCAGTTCGCTGTTGAAGAACCTCAATCTGGATATAAGGCTGCTCTTTCTCAACCTCGATCTGGGAGGTCTGGCAGGCATCCAGTCAGCGCTTGCCAACACCCTTGCAGTGGTCACCGCTCCGGTCGATCAGCTGCTCTACAACGTGCTTCTGGTTCTCGGCGTCAAGATCGGCGAAGCCGATGTGCGCGTCACCGATGTGCGCTGCCAGCAGCCGGCGCTGGTGCAATAG